ATAAATGTTTGGATTGAAACAAAATTCTGGAATGATGTTGCTAGAGTTTGTTTTGGGTACTTATGAAAGAAAGGCTGATATGAATGGTACCAGACTCCTCCAGCAGAAAGTATATACGCTGGCTCATTAAAAATTCAGAAGATTTAAAAATGTAGATTGTATCACATTTGAGGAAACCCAACACTATGTTAATGAAAACATCATAGGCCAGAATTAGTCCCCCAAACTCTCTTCTCAGCCatcttttctttcacaatattttcTTTACTAGCAATGTCATTCATTCCCATGCTCCCAAATTGACCATTCCATCCCCAATCTTATTAAGAGGGTTACTGTGAAGACCAaatggaataagcatttgtttACTTTAGTGCCCCAGCatatagcaggcatttaataaatgtttaccttCCTCAATCTTAACCTGATTCACCCAGTGACATTTCTAAGTGCCTACAGAATTCATGTGCCTGGGAATACATATGCCTGGATGTCCTTCAGGTACATCAAACTCAACACATCCAAAATTAAATTTATCTCTTCATATTCCACCTGAACCAATCCTTCCTCTAAATCTCTTTTGGGACATACCAGCATCACCCAGGCTCAAAATCTGCTCCCTTTGACTCttgtataaatgaaaaaacttttaatttggaAGACAAGTCTGAATTCTGCCCCTATTCTGCCTGTAATACCTCAGGAAAAATCACATCAGCTCTGTGggcaaataagcaaataaaatttcatctgtaaaatgaaaaaggttaTCTTTCAAATTTCAAAGCCTATAATCTTAAGTGGTCTACTTTACTCTTTCTTACTTCTACCAACATCCAATCAGTTACTAAGTCCTCTCAATTTTACTTTGGCAATATTTCTggatatttgttttcttattccaaatccaCTACTAAACCTCCTGtttcaagaaagaaggagaaaatacatTAATAGCATCCtaacttctctccctcccttcaatcTCTTAACTCCCCACTTCTTTAAACAGCTTCCAAAATCATTTTCCTAATACACAGCTCTGAACATTGACTGCCCTACCATCTCCTGTGTTCCACCATAAGTGACAGGAATACAAATTATCTTACCAACCAATATCAAGTGATAAGACttaaagctgaaaaggacctcagcGACCATCTAATCTAACTAACCTCATTCATgtacagattaagaaactaagagattaagtgaattgtccaagtCCCAGGGAATGAGTgccaaaagtagaatttgaaccagGTCTTTTGCAGGCTGAGCCAAtaccctcctctcccttcccccactaaTACAAAATCTGTCTCTAAACTTTTTCAGTTCAGGGATGCTATTTAATACAGCTGGAGGGCCTCAAGGATGCTACCAAACTCACCTTATGAGAATAGGAGTTTATTTTACAAACACCCCCTGTTCATTCCTCTTCCTTAGTAGCCCTAAAATCTGCAAGCTATATGAAGCTACTAAAAGCTCACATAGCTCTAGGGATaaatacaaaatcttgtgtttaaaCTACAAGCACAAGATGGCAGTACACCAAAAGAGGTTAGAAGGTTTTAGTAAGCTGCAAACTCAGTATGAATCTAACAGTGTCACAGCCAAGATTTAATATGATTTGGGGCCTAAATCTCACTATTCCCTGTCTCGGTCATGTTGCAGGAGATAGTCTGGTTCTGGGCACCACGTTTCCACAAAGACATTTTCAAGCTGCAGAGTCTAAAAAACAGCAACAGGAGAATAAAAGGCATGTAATTGAGATTATATGAGGACTGCCTGAAAAAACTGCAGGTGTGCAGCCTGGAGAGGAGAAGACTCAGAGAatacatgatagctgtcttcaaacaTATAAAGGGAACCAGGGATGtgaataaaaatcataattattataacagctatcatttataaagtatttaatatgccagtcactgtgctaagaactttatttGTTATATCATATGATCCTTGCAACCACCCTGAGAGATAGgttctattatccccatttcacagatgagaagaaaactgtggcaaacagaataagtgacttgctcaaagtcattcaTCTGAGGCTAGAtaagaattcagatttttctgagcCCAGGTCCAGCACTCCACCCACTGCACCACTAGATTATACTTCTTTGTTTGGCCCCAAAAAGCCTAAGTGTGAATAATGGTGAAAATTGCAAAAAGGCAAACTTTGGTTTAATGTAAAGaacatttttctaaaaatgaaagctTTTCCCAAAGTAGAATAGGTCAGCTCTACAAAATTTCTCTTCCATGGGAGACCTTTAAGTACAAGTTGAATTGCCAGGCTTTTTTCAGTGATGGGTTGGGCCAGATGCCCACCCTGATATTTTGTGTTTGTATACTGGAGTCCTCTGCTGTTCACAAAGTGTTTTCTTCACCTGGCTATTCAGTACTCTTTGATGCTACTATCCAGCACAGCTCATGCTCATGGAAAAACTCACATTATGGCCACATCTATCATTCATCCAGCAGCTGTGCTGCCTCAAGCTCTTAGCTTTGCCACTGCCTGTCCTTCTACCTCTCGTGTCTGACAAATTAGCCTTTGTAAATTTGCAAGAGTGAAGCTTCTGTGAATCACAAAATAACGCTGTAAGGCATCTAAGAATGAAAGTTTTAGAGAAAGAAGGGATCTAGGAAATGAGCTAGTTCAACTCCTTAAGAGGCCAACAAAAACAGCTGGAGCAGAAACCAAGTTCCAACAGGGGCAAGGACTCACTTATGGCCACACAAATAGCAGCAACACAGAACTAGCACACAGATGGCTAACTGCCAAGTGAATGCACTCTCCATTCTACCATACAGGGCCATTCCTAGCTCTTCTCAAATCATTATGTTGCTAACTTAAAGAGAAAGCACAGGTTAAGTAATAGCTGTATTGCAGAATGAGGTCTGCACTGACAGTAAAGAGGCTGGCCTGGATCCTACCTCTGAGGGTCCTTCTAAATCAAGGACTCAGTGACTCAAATGAGATGAAATAAGGTTATAATTAAGAATTGCCTTACAACTATACttttgagaaatgcaaatattattaaaattatgataaaagAATCTTTATGAACTAACTGGAGTGATGGGAAGTATAGGACTATTATAAAGGATGAGAGTGAGAGAGGCCACATGAGGTAGGGAGAAGGGGAATCAAGAGGAAAACCTCTagtcataatttttaaatagcCTATATTCATACTGAGATGGCTAAAAGAGTTTCATTAATACATAAAAATCAATGTTCTTTAAAACCTTCATCAGGTTTCTTGTGCTAAGGTGATAATTCATGTTTAAAGGAAACCCAGGAGTAGAATAGTAAGTACTGAAATGGCTTTCACCCTTCTCAAGGAAAAAACCTGTAAGACCAATATAAATTGACCcatgttttaattagcatttgtCAAGTACAAAGTCTGATGGAAAACACTACAAACAGTCCTCTGGAAAATGAAGATTGACAATACCCCAGAAAAGTGAATAAAGAGGATTTCACAGCTCACCAAGACCTCCTGGCATCCTCCACTAGAATGCCAGCCCAGAAGGTGCTCATCATCTTGTTCTTTCATCTCTTCTAATTCTAGCCATTCTGAGAGTCAGAAAGGTGCTATTCTGTTTGCAACTactccagtctgggaggaattaAAGACTTTACTTAGTACATCTTTCCACTGTGTAAAAATAAAGGTGCCAACAGATAGTCTGTAATTGGCCCTTAAAGGTCCCTGATACTTGAGGGTATCAGTACATGTTGTCTAAGGAAGAGTGCCACTAGGACACTTTTGTGCTACAAGTTTACAAACCAAATCATGCTCAAAGGCAACTTCTGCTAAGGAGCTCCAGCTTTCTTCAGTCTAAACCCAGCTGACTCTCTCCCCTTTACTGTGCTCTCCAATTAGTACAAAATCAGTACAAATACCAACTCAGTATtttaagggagagaggaggaatagGCCAACAAGCCAAGATGGCATAGTGGGCTCCTAAAGAAATTTAAGCTAGAAGGGAAGATAGTcaattgtttgcttattttaacTTCTTCCTGCAAACTTAATCCTTTTATTTACCCAATTCTCTCACTGGAGTCACCCAGTTATTTTGGAGAAGAACATGGGCAGGAGTCTGTGAATAGCAACACATGGCCTGTCCAGTGACAACAAGGAGAGAAGAGGTAACAATTTGATGGTTCATGAAAAAATATCTATCCTGACTTTCTGTTCCTCTGCTCATAACCTGCTTCAACCAATATAGATGCGATGGAAGTCATTGGCACCAAAGGCAGCATTACACTTCGGACATTTACGCTGGCGAGTATCATAGCGTGTCTTCACACACTCAAAGCAGAAGACATGAAAGCATTTGGTAAGCACGGCATCCTTCTTGCGCATGTTGCAACATGGACAGGTTAGTCGGGcctgaaaaggaaagaagtaaagtgAGTGAGATGCTaaatcactaccaccaccaccatttcataaatggagaaactaatgactttccaaaacaaacaaacaaacaaataacataCCATAGCAACGTATTAAGTTTTACTGACATTTCAAAAGGGAGTCATCCTAATGATGGGATAGAGGCTAggtttaattctctctctctctctggggaTACCACTTTAAGCCTTGAATTCATTTGAGTTAAAGGAATTCAGGGATACTACTGAAGCTGTACTTTACCTTATAATCCTTAATCTCCTCCATGAGGATCTCATCACATTTAGGTACGTTGTCTGGTTTCTTTGTAGTCTCTAGCTTTCTTCGAAGTCTAGAAATATCTTCCTGTGAAAGAAAAACATCTGTTATTCATGTCTCcccaagagaaaaatcaaaacaatcaccctagaaattagaatttttaattctcttttattctttcatgagCACTTTTCTTCCTGGGGAGAAATATGACTGCAAAAATAtaacattctcttttattttacaattagccaatctgaaagcCCTAATAAATTCGACCTTGAATACAATTAAGAACAGAAAAAtgtaggaaagggaggaaaaaaatactggaagtaTCATTGGTATTTTTGGCTATCACATTTTTCCTTAACCCTATCTTTATCATAGTTTGATTCTTCAGAAAAGATCTAAAAGCAGAGTTGAACGAAGCATAAGCCAGTACCTGGGCCCGTTTAAAATTAAACATATCCTTTTCCTTGGTCACACTGTTCTCCACAATTTCATCTTGAAAATCATGAAGTTTCTTCTGTGCCAACTCTAGCTGTGCTTTGAGGTCATCTGCAAGCTGGGCTGCTTCCATTGCCTGgaaagaatttaattaaaaaaaaaaaaaaaatcaccatattGTTTCCAATGTTGAAAAACCTTAACCCAATAcaggaaataaaaagggaattattttattaatataatatataataactacCCCGAGATAAACCATTACTTTCATACCTAGAAAAATGCTCACCTTGCGTTTATTCATCTCCAAAGCCTGTGTTCGAAGACCCAGCTCCTTCTCTCCTGTGCCAATGTTGCTCTGTAAGAGATGTTCCTTTTCTTCCAGTTTCCTTACTACTTGTAGCTGAGCATccaccttcaaaaaaaaaaaaaaaaaaaaaaagtggagtttccaaacaaatgagaaaaaattttaaagtttaaaatttgaTCAAACTGTTTTTAAACTTTGAACACAAAATGAAGTACTGAAATCTCAAGTTTTATTCCTGACTTTCCTAACTAAACCATTAAAAGACCCATTCAAGCATTCAAAAGcccattttatttctctattgtaCAAGTAAAATCTGTTTTTGTGAGTTATCAATCTCAAAGTGACAATGTATCACATACTGTTTTTTAATGCTTTGAAATCCACATttggaaaaagtgaaaatgaaattctAACTATTGCTAAGTATTCTATCTCTTTCCCATGCTATCCTAATTTCCAAGCCATAAATTCAATCATTCACaagcatttctatttttaaaaactttttactgGTATCATTTGCTTCAGATGTCACACCTTTAAGTACAAATATATCCCTTTCTACTTCTTACACAGGGAGCCATCTCTTGTTAAAATGtgaatacaagaaagaaaaggtaaTGCTGCAAAAACAATCAGCATACCTACCGAGTCTGATGGTATGTGCAATGtttcatatttacattttcttatttcttaaaagaAGACATACCATATTAGTATTTAAGATAGTCACAAAATGGAAAgggttttaaaaatttgtttctttaagGTACAATATGTATCTTTCTTacttagaagagaaaaagatttctGAAGACCCTACTATTATCATTCTaaattttgtctccttttgtAGTCATTCCTTTCATAGTCTTATGGGCACAAAGAAAACTTAATTGTTTTAGTGAATTTGATCTTATCTCCCCATACTACCTAATAACCTAGCACTATGCCACAGAAAGACAGCTCTTATTCCTGGAGAGAACACTAAAATACATATGAGAATCCTGTCTGTCTTTCTTGCTTACCTGAGTCTTCAGGGTCAGAACCTGGTCTGCaagctcttctttctcctctttgagTAGTTTATGGATCTGATTTGACTTGATACGTTCTGACATCAACTTAAAATTAGCATCATCTTTTTCTCTTAACTGTTGCATTAAACGGATATTCTGCTCCTGCATATCTTCAAATGCCTGTCCTGTGACATCCATCTCTGAGAGTAGAGCATCTTCTTCCTGAAGCAATAAACAGTTTGTATTTTGAATCACAACTTCCAACTCCTGAGAACATGGCACAAATCAACTAAGCCCTTCctaatattcaattaaaaaggaaggacaaaactctcatttaaaaaacaaagatcttAGAAGATAAGGATACTTATTtacaaatatgaattattattattttatttattattctaagATAGAGACAGTCTCATATCTTATGTTTGCTCATATATCTGGATATATGCtgtaatatttttgaaaattttctttgtcccagctattttaaaatattctttctttctttcttttttgctgaagcaattggggttaagtgacttgcacagggtcatacagttggaagtgttaagtatctgaggccaaatttgaactcaggtcctatggacttcagggctggtgctcttatccactgcgccacttagctgcctcaaaaCTTTATTGCTTTTAGCCTCTATGTTACAGATTaatctatatgtatttattacatgcagatttatttaatatttattttgtggaagatacaatttttaaaatgcaaatataatcTCTGTCCAAAGAGCACTAGAACTcaatgcaaaaggaaaaagagcaacttaaaggaagataaaaattatcctctaggggaagagagaaactttcatggaaaaaaaaagcacatgaaCCAAATCTTAAAGCATAATGCTAGAGAGATGAGGCTGAGGGTTAAGTAACAAGCATAAGCAAAGGTTCAAAAGCAGAAAAACAAGGGGACACTGGAAAAGGgttaaaagctaaaaaaggaaGTTGGGGCCAGAATCTGGAGGCTCCTGAACATCTGGGCAACGAGAATGGACTATATTTGGAAAATAGTGGCAAGCAACTAAATGTGTTTAGAAAGGGCTGACATGATCAGAGTTACAATTTATGATAATTAAATTGATAGCAGTATATAGGACAGATCTGACTAAAAAATGAGAGTAATCAAGAGAGTTGTAATAGTCCAGGTTAAAGGTAATGAGGGTCGCGATAAGATGTCAGTAATGGGATAGAAAAAAAGGGAACatgaaaaaaacctcagagaAATTGAATCAAAAAGACTTAGTTAACTGAATATTGGTGGAAAAAAAAGGGCAGGAGTCAAAGATGACTGGGACAAAGATGCCACTAATAGAAACGCAAAGTtgagggggagaggaaagttTTAGGAAAAGAgcatgaatttaattttgaatttgtagaatTTTAAGTGGTACCAAGCAACCTAGACTGGGACAGCCAGCAGAGGGTTGGAAAAGTAGGCCTAGCAGAAAGCAAGAATTATTATCACTGCCGTTGctgtcattattattactttcaaAAACATATCATATAAACATTAGCTGTTAAAGTTTGCTAAATgctatacaaaacattttatcaTCATAAGAACCTTGTGAGATAGTTATcaatatttttatctcattttactgaGAAGGAAGAAACTGATATTCAGAGAGATTGAGGTAATTTGCGAATAGCTACACAGATATTGGGATCTGATCCCAGGCCTCCTGACTCTAAAGTCTCCATTCCACAACATCTACAGAGATATGACAGCTGAAGCTATAGGGAGGGAGATATCAATACAGTATAATTTAACATGGCAGTaaacttttctggaaaaaaaaagggaaagcactaacaaacaaattttataaaaacTGAAATGATTCCACTTTTATTTAACCCAGTTTACACAAAACCTAATATGTCCATCTGTATTCAATAAATGCTGGCTAatttttataatacatattatatacattcaTTAACTATATTTACATAATCACTGGTATGTATGCATGATATGCACAGCTATCTGTTAGagtaaaagttatatatatatatacatatccatacaccGTACATATATGGAATAGGTACATATATAAAAGCTTCCCCAATCTAAATGGCAATTTCATTACTAAACTTACCTCTTCTAAACAGAACTAATTATATAGCACAGAAGCAAGTTATTAAAGTAGCAAATTTTCCCTATATTTATTTCAGTTAAGGCCTCTTTCCTTGCTTAAAGGTCATTTTCAAGGTCTTGTCTCACCTGCTTTGCCACAGCCAGTTTCTTCTGCAAGTATTCTATTTGCTCTTCCACTGCCTTGATTTTGCGTAGGGCATCTTCATCAGccatttttttgctttcctttttctctttatcctcTAAGTCCTTGAGCCTTTGCCTCAGATCTTCCAacttgaagaagaaaacaatcaGATGATACAGGCATAGAGCATTATTAGGTATATAAAATCCCTTCCCCTATTTGGCCTAGCAAACCCTTTTACAACAATGGTTTTCTTGAGGAACTCCACACAAACAAGATGATTAACTGAGTAACAGACAAACAGAAAGTTACCTCAGCCTTGGCCTTTTTTTCAGCTGCCATTAGTTGAACCTTGTCTCTTTGCTCCTTCGGAGCAGAACGATACATATCTAGCAAGAGTTTCATCTCCTTCTGGCTTTCTTGTGCCTTCCTATTGACAAAAGGAACACACAAAGTTGGCGAAGGTGATGCCCAGCACTGAACTGTCATGTGGTACAAATTAattaaagcaaaattttattCTGCTCTTGGCTTCTCTACAATGTAAAACATTTACATACTGTCCCTAGACACTAGGAAATTCCTGAGACTTGGTGAATGGAGAATTATATCATTAATACATATATCGATCCCTTGAGGGAAACATGAGGtaacagaacaacaaaaaaaaaaaaaaaaaaaaaaaagagagagatttttaaGTGTTCCATTTTGTTCAATGACAAAACTAATAAAAGTCCAACTAGTGAAACTATTTACACTTGCTGAGATCTACTGAATAGTCATAATTACTAATCAAGCCCAGGAAGCTAATACCATTATACAAATTAAGATTTCTGAACAGCAAGGCAAGGAAATAGGGCTCTTCCTTATACTTAGCTTCTAAATCAGACCACCTAATAAGCAATCAGGACATCTGAGTTGTTGTGACAATGTCTGTGGTCACATTGATTAGTCAACTAGCTGCTTTCACCATTAGTAAACAATATCTGGTACAGTCATTTCATGAGGACCATAAATTGATACTGGCTCTTACTTGAGTTCAGCCTTCAGTTGTTTAATCAGCtctgcttcttttttccttccatcttcatgctttcctttctccttatctTTGCTGGATTCTCGgtccttttctgattctttctgcttctgcttctccCGCTCTcgctccttttctttttctcgctctctttctttttctttttctttctcccgtTCTCTCTCCTTTTCACGCCTTTCTCGTTCAcgttcttcctcatctcttttggCCTTGGTCTCATTTGCCTCTTCCTGAGCAGCCTTGGATGCTGAGGTCTGGGTAGAAGAGTCCTCTGGCTCCTGCTTGATATCTATAGGTTCTTCCTTGGGATCTTCAGTACTAGACTGGGACTGCAGAAGGCCACTGCCACTCCGGAGGCGGGTCTGGAAGGCCAAAATGGAGAAAAAGCAGGAGACAGTTAGAATAACCCATTGAACCACTCACATTATATCTCTTTTCCTTCCAAAAGGAGTATTATGCCTGAAATCTTAAATGTTTAAACACAGTAGATAATGCAAAAGAGCAAGCTAAATGGTGCTCTCAGCTTAGAGATCAGTTTTCCCACTCACCCCTTCCAGTTACCTTGCTCAAATCAGACTGGGCCTCTCTTAGTTTGCGCTTATACCTTAAGACCTCCCCCTTTAGTTGATGATTGTGATTCTGAAGGCTGCTGATAAGGTGACGCATTTCCCGGTTTATGGGtcctgaaaacaaaaacaaaagtttatcAAGAAATTGTGAAATTGGCAAAATTATAAGGACAAAAACAACAGTATGATTCAGAAACCTATTAAAGGCAGCACAGTAGGGGAAAACAtctctggatttgaaatcaaaggatTTCAATTTAGGTCCTGGCTCTGCAATTTATTCCCTACATGTCCTAGGGAAAAATCAATTAACCTCCATGAGCTTCTCAAAGGTTCTTTCCTgcctaaatttatgattctacaagtgaaaaaaattaccTACTATAATTACTTCtctgagcttaaaaaaaaactgatccaCTTCAATTAATCTCAAAATAAGATATGAACTTCATTTAATTATGATATTTGATACTAAAGTAAATCTGGGTTAATTTTTATCCCAACCAAAACCAAATTTTTCAAAGAGTCATTAATAGCAGATCCAttttaggagagagagagacagattctTACCTGCTTGCTCATTGGCAGCCAGGGTCTGCTCAAATTCTATCCTCAACATTTCATACTCCTTGCGGACCTGTGCTAGTGTATCTTCTAACTGGATCACTTCTGTCCTTAACTTCTTGTGCAGGCTAACTTCATCACGCTAaacagaggaaagggagaaatcaTTACTATTGGGAAACAGATATATATCATTCTTCTGTCAAACTGATCAAAATGaatcaaatttctattttatctcccAGATTTGCTCCACAATGACccaagaaatatgaaaatgtcaggaaaaaaaaggat
This sequence is a window from Sminthopsis crassicaudata isolate SCR6 chromosome 1, ASM4859323v1, whole genome shotgun sequence. Protein-coding genes within it:
- the RNF20 gene encoding E3 ubiquitin-protein ligase BRE1A isoform X1, whose product is MSGIGNKRAAGEPGTSVPPEKKAAVEDSGTTVETIKLGGVSSTEELDIRTLQTKNRKLAEMLDQRQTIEDELREHIEKLERRQATDDASLLIVNRYWSQFDENIRIILKRYDLEQGLGDLLTERKALVVPEPEPDSDSNQERKDDRDRGEGLEPAFSFLATLASSTSEEMESQLQERVESSRRAVSQIVTVYDKLQEKVDVLFRKLNSGDALVVEEAVQELNSFLSHENGRLQELADLLQEKHRTMSQEFSKLQSKVETAESRVSVLETMIDDLQWDIDKIRKREQRLNRHLAEVLERVNSKGYKVYGAGSSLYGGTITINARKFEEMNAELEENKELAQNRLCELEKLRQDLEEVTAHNEKLKVELRSAVEEVVKETPEYRCMQSQFSVLYNESLQLKAHLDEARTLLHGTRGTHQRQVELIERDEVSLHKKLRTEVIQLEDTLAQVRKEYEMLRIEFEQTLAANEQAGPINREMRHLISSLQNHNHQLKGEVLRYKRKLREAQSDLSKTRLRSGSGLLQSQSSTEDPKEEPIDIKQEPEDSSTQTSASKAAQEEANETKAKRDEEERERERREKEREREKEKEKEREREKEKEREREKQKQKESEKDRESSKDKEKGKHEDGRKKEAELIKQLKAELKKAQESQKEMKLLLDMYRSAPKEQRDKVQLMAAEKKAKAELEDLRQRLKDLEDKEKKESKKMADEDALRKIKAVEEQIEYLQKKLAVAKQEEDALLSEMDVTGQAFEDMQEQNIRLMQQLREKDDANFKLMSERIKSNQIHKLLKEEKEELADQVLTLKTQVDAQLQVVRKLEEKEHLLQSNIGTGEKELGLRTQALEMNKRKAMEAAQLADDLKAQLELAQKKLHDFQDEIVENSVTKEKDMFNFKRAQEDISRLRRKLETTKKPDNVPKCDEILMEEIKDYKARLTCPCCNMRKKDAVLTKCFHVFCFECVKTRYDTRQRKCPKCNAAFGANDFHRIYIG
- the RNF20 gene encoding E3 ubiquitin-protein ligase BRE1A isoform X2, with product MSGIGNKRAAGEPGTSVPPEKKAAVEDSGTTVETIKLGGVSSTEELDIRTLQTKNRKLAEMLDQRQTIEDELREHIEKLERRQATDDASLLIVNRYWSQFDENIRIILKRYDLEQGLGDLLTERKALVVPEPEPDSDSNQERKDDRDREGLEPAFSFLATLASSTSEEMESQLQERVESSRRAVSQIVTVYDKLQEKVDVLFRKLNSGDALVVEEAVQELNSFLSHENGRLQELADLLQEKHRTMSQEFSKLQSKVETAESRVSVLETMIDDLQWDIDKIRKREQRLNRHLAEVLERVNSKGYKVYGAGSSLYGGTITINARKFEEMNAELEENKELAQNRLCELEKLRQDLEEVTAHNEKLKVELRSAVEEVVKETPEYRCMQSQFSVLYNESLQLKAHLDEARTLLHGTRGTHQRQVELIERDEVSLHKKLRTEVIQLEDTLAQVRKEYEMLRIEFEQTLAANEQAGPINREMRHLISSLQNHNHQLKGEVLRYKRKLREAQSDLSKTRLRSGSGLLQSQSSTEDPKEEPIDIKQEPEDSSTQTSASKAAQEEANETKAKRDEEERERERREKEREREKEKEKEREREKEKEREREKQKQKESEKDRESSKDKEKGKHEDGRKKEAELIKQLKAELKKAQESQKEMKLLLDMYRSAPKEQRDKVQLMAAEKKAKAELEDLRQRLKDLEDKEKKESKKMADEDALRKIKAVEEQIEYLQKKLAVAKQEEDALLSEMDVTGQAFEDMQEQNIRLMQQLREKDDANFKLMSERIKSNQIHKLLKEEKEELADQVLTLKTQVDAQLQVVRKLEEKEHLLQSNIGTGEKELGLRTQALEMNKRKAMEAAQLADDLKAQLELAQKKLHDFQDEIVENSVTKEKDMFNFKRAQEDISRLRRKLETTKKPDNVPKCDEILMEEIKDYKARLTCPCCNMRKKDAVLTKCFHVFCFECVKTRYDTRQRKCPKCNAAFGANDFHRIYIG
- the RNF20 gene encoding E3 ubiquitin-protein ligase BRE1A isoform X3, giving the protein MSGIGNKRAAGEPGTSVPPEKKAAVEDSGTTVETIKLGGVSSTEELDIRTLQTKNRKLAEMLDQRQTIEDELREHIEKLERRQATDDASLLIVNRYWSQFDENIRIILKRYDLEQGLGDLLTERKALVVPEPEPDSDSNQERKDDRDRGLEPAFSFLATLASSTSEEMESQLQERVESSRRAVSQIVTVYDKLQEKVDVLFRKLNSGDALVVEEAVQELNSFLSHENGRLQELADLLQEKHRTMSQEFSKLQSKVETAESRVSVLETMIDDLQWDIDKIRKREQRLNRHLAEVLERVNSKGYKVYGAGSSLYGGTITINARKFEEMNAELEENKELAQNRLCELEKLRQDLEEVTAHNEKLKVELRSAVEEVVKETPEYRCMQSQFSVLYNESLQLKAHLDEARTLLHGTRGTHQRQVELIERDEVSLHKKLRTEVIQLEDTLAQVRKEYEMLRIEFEQTLAANEQAGPINREMRHLISSLQNHNHQLKGEVLRYKRKLREAQSDLSKTRLRSGSGLLQSQSSTEDPKEEPIDIKQEPEDSSTQTSASKAAQEEANETKAKRDEEERERERREKEREREKEKEKEREREKEKEREREKQKQKESEKDRESSKDKEKGKHEDGRKKEAELIKQLKAELKKAQESQKEMKLLLDMYRSAPKEQRDKVQLMAAEKKAKAELEDLRQRLKDLEDKEKKESKKMADEDALRKIKAVEEQIEYLQKKLAVAKQEEDALLSEMDVTGQAFEDMQEQNIRLMQQLREKDDANFKLMSERIKSNQIHKLLKEEKEELADQVLTLKTQVDAQLQVVRKLEEKEHLLQSNIGTGEKELGLRTQALEMNKRKAMEAAQLADDLKAQLELAQKKLHDFQDEIVENSVTKEKDMFNFKRAQEDISRLRRKLETTKKPDNVPKCDEILMEEIKDYKARLTCPCCNMRKKDAVLTKCFHVFCFECVKTRYDTRQRKCPKCNAAFGANDFHRIYIG